The following coding sequences are from one Danaus plexippus chromosome 13 unlocalized genomic scaffold, MEX_DaPlex mxdp_15, whole genome shotgun sequence window:
- the LOC116770068 gene encoding protein FAM117B-like — protein MSGRVRKQSDCPVGKQGPMRATLPVSSVMKGGSLKKNAANSPTLSPTNLWRRISPDHALSGQRSPGAVNYKGKGRFGSNVIRRTASLDTLYHKGQWPRDFYFHAGQLQVDKSTQTDDGGGVSGRSSRGSDDDKFDRFLRSRLQRPHKPSASGDYSSHSMSPGLWCRFGTGSVSLRPARSSVEGLNQEIEGLVLCPASGTQTPYLDRLRDKVTPEGHRAPLAELLRRSVNTQTPHDLCHTAHSSGGSVCSSPDLDGSKLGTSPQINRFLAREPPDGCEKVNLKAGEGSYSEAISVMKPAVPAFTLRPSLGSAFQPLNPLHPPH, from the exons ATGTCGGGTCGTGTCCGAAAACAATCCGATTGTCCTGTGGGCAAACAGGGCCCTATGAGGGCGACATTGCCGGTGTCATCTGTTATGAAAGGCGGCAGTCTTAAAAAGAACGCTGCGAACAGTCCGACGCTGTCACCAACTAACTTGTGGCGTCGAATATCACCAGATCACGCGCTCTCTGGTCAAAGGAGTCCAGGTGCTGTCAACTACAAAG GCAAGGGAAGATTTGGTTCAAATGTCATCAGACGCACAGCATCTTTAGATACACTATATCACAAAGGACAATGGCCTAGAGACTTCTACTTCCATGCCGGGCAACTACAAGTTGATAAGTCGACACAA ACAGATGATGGTGGCGGAGTATCCGGTCGTTCATCCCGAGGTTCAGATGATGATAAATTTGATCGTTTTCTGAGGAGCCGTCTACAAAGACCACACAAACCTTCAGCATCCGGTGATTATTCATCTCATTCAATGAGTCCTGGACtat GGTGTCGTTTCGGCACTGGCAGTGTTTCGCTACGACCAGCTCGATCATCGGTCGAAGGGTTGAACCAAGAGATAGAAGGACTTGTTCTCTGTCCTGCCAGTGGTACTCAGACACCATATCTGGATAGACTAAGAGATAAG GTGACTCCTGAAGGTCATCGTGCACCTCTCGCTGAACTCTTGAGACGCTCCGTTAACACCCAAACTCCACATGACCTTTGTCACACAGCCCACTCTTCAg gTGGCAGCGTATGCTCATCTCCAGATCTTGATGGTTCCAAACTGGGTACATCCCCTCAAATCAATAGATTCCTAGCACGTGAACCTCCAGATGGTTGTGAAAAG GTGAACCTAAAAGCCGGTGAGGGTTCGTATTCGGAGGCAATATCTGTGATGAAGCCGGCTGTTCCCGCGTTCACACTGCGGCCGTCCCTCGGCTCCGCCTTCCAGCCACTGAACCCGCTGCACCCACCACACTGA